One Microbacter margulisiae genomic window carries:
- the nuoE gene encoding NADH-quinone oxidoreductase subunit NuoE, which translates to MSDKHFHHKLYVKKNIDVAFSPDTLRKVESILSHYPEDQKKSALIPVLQIAQEEFGGSLNVDIMDYVASLLNITPIEVYEVATFYSQFYLDPVGKYVIEVCQTGPCAICGGEDVLHYLEQKLKIKVGETTEDKLFTLKAVECLGACGSAPVMQVNTEFYEYLNLDKIDDILETLRKESALPKPEKQTWKERLS; encoded by the coding sequence ATGAGCGATAAACATTTTCACCATAAACTCTATGTAAAAAAGAACATCGACGTTGCATTCTCCCCCGACACGTTGCGGAAAGTAGAAAGCATTCTGTCTCATTATCCTGAAGATCAAAAGAAATCGGCATTGATTCCGGTCTTGCAGATTGCACAGGAAGAGTTTGGAGGCAGCCTGAACGTGGACATTATGGACTACGTGGCTTCCTTATTAAATATCACTCCTATTGAAGTGTACGAAGTTGCAACATTCTACTCACAATTCTATCTCGATCCGGTCGGGAAATACGTGATTGAAGTGTGTCAGACAGGTCCGTGCGCTATTTGTGGAGGCGAAGATGTATTGCACTATCTGGAGCAAAAGCTGAAGATCAAGGTCGGCGAAACAACCGAAGATAAACTTTTTACACTCAAGGCGGTAGAATGCTTGGGAGCTTGCGGTTCGGCTCCTGTAATGCAGGTGAATACCGAGTTTTACGAATATCTCAATCTTGATAAAATTGACGACATCCTTGAGACCTTGCGCAAAGAGAGTGCATTACCAAAACCAGAAAAGCAGACATGGAAAGAAAGATTATCTTAG
- a CDS encoding NADH-quinone oxidoreductase subunit D, producing the protein MNKTSKHNNPAKTIPSIQVDKKYNTLNLGPTHPATHGVFQNILTMDGEIILGAEQTIGYIHRAFEKIAERRPYYQITTLTDRLNYCSSPLNNIGWHLAVEKLLGVETNKRIDYMRIIVMELARISDHLICNSVTGVDSGALTGFVYVFQERERIYEIYEELCGARLTTNLGRVGGFDRDFSPTALRKIRELLDRLPKVMHEFETLLLRNRIFMDRTINVGGISAERALNYGFTGPCLRAAGVDYDLRVHETYSSYQDFDFVVPIGQNGDTYDRFCVRQTEIWESMKMIKTAMENLPEGKFNAEVPAFYMPPKEEVYSRMEPLISHFKMVMGEIDVPAKEIYHAVEGANGELGFYIVSEGGRTPYRLHFRRPCFVNYQAYPEMIIGSNISDAILTMSSMNIIAGELDA; encoded by the coding sequence ATGAATAAAACATCAAAACATAACAACCCGGCAAAAACAATTCCCAGCATTCAGGTAGATAAAAAATATAACACACTGAACCTGGGGCCTACCCATCCTGCCACACATGGTGTATTTCAGAATATACTGACAATGGACGGGGAGATCATTCTGGGAGCTGAACAAACGATCGGTTACATTCACCGTGCGTTTGAAAAAATAGCCGAACGACGTCCGTATTACCAGATCACGACGCTTACCGACCGGTTAAATTATTGCTCTTCGCCGTTAAACAATATCGGTTGGCATCTTGCCGTCGAAAAACTACTGGGAGTTGAAACCAACAAGCGCATTGATTACATGCGCATCATCGTGATGGAACTTGCACGTATATCCGACCACCTGATCTGTAACAGTGTGACCGGGGTTGACAGCGGAGCACTCACCGGTTTCGTATATGTCTTTCAGGAAAGGGAGCGAATCTATGAGATATATGAGGAATTATGCGGGGCAAGGCTGACTACTAATTTAGGACGTGTTGGAGGCTTCGACAGAGACTTCTCACCGACTGCTTTGCGCAAGATAAGAGAACTCTTAGACCGATTACCTAAAGTAATGCATGAATTTGAAACATTGCTTTTACGGAACCGTATTTTTATGGATCGAACTATCAATGTAGGCGGCATTTCAGCCGAAAGAGCCCTGAATTATGGGTTTACCGGTCCATGTCTGCGAGCTGCCGGCGTAGATTATGATCTGCGCGTACATGAGACTTATTCATCCTATCAGGATTTCGATTTTGTGGTTCCCATAGGACAAAACGGCGACACATACGATCGTTTCTGTGTAAGACAAACTGAAATATGGGAAAGCATGAAGATGATTAAAACGGCAATGGAGAATCTTCCCGAAGGAAAGTTTAATGCAGAAGTACCCGCATTTTATATGCCTCCCAAAGAAGAGGTATATAGCAGAATGGAGCCGCTGATCAGTCACTTCAAGATGGTAATGGGCGAAATTGATGTTCCGGCAAAAGAGATCTATCATGCCGTGGAAGGAGCAAACGGAGAACTTGGATTTTACATTGTTTCCGAAGGAGGGCGTACGCCGTACCGGTTACATTTCAGACGCCCCTGTTTTGTCAATTATCAGGCTTATCCCGAAATGATTATCGGATCGAACATCTCTGATGCTATCCTTACTATGAGCAGTATGAATATAATTGCCGGAGAATTAGATGCATAA
- a CDS encoding NADH-quinone oxidoreductase subunit C, with protein sequence MNIDTIFSELKQHFNDYILATDSTPDIPTVTIVAEAITEILQYLKDQQGFTVLTDLCGIHYPNQEKELGVIYHLNNLSEKQRIRIKAFVTKESPQISSIVSLYLAANWMERETYDFYGIQFVGHPNLKRILNVEFMDYFPMRKEYPLEDATRTDKDDRFFGR encoded by the coding sequence ATGAATATTGATACGATATTTTCTGAATTAAAACAACATTTCAATGACTATATCCTGGCAACAGACAGTACACCGGATATCCCGACAGTAACTATTGTAGCGGAAGCCATAACAGAAATTTTGCAGTACCTTAAAGATCAACAAGGATTTACTGTCTTAACCGATCTGTGTGGCATACACTATCCCAACCAGGAAAAAGAATTGGGCGTCATATATCATCTTAACAATCTGTCTGAAAAGCAACGGATACGAATTAAAGCTTTTGTCACGAAAGAAAGTCCGCAGATCAGCAGCATTGTATCCCTCTATCTGGCTGCAAACTGGATGGAACGGGAAACATATGATTTTTATGGCATCCAATTCGTTGGGCATCCTAACCTGAAACGCATCCTTAACGTAGAATTCATGGATTATTTCCCTATGAGAAAGGAGTATCCGCTGGAAGATGCTACCAGAACCGATAAAGACGACCGCTTTTTTGGAAGATGA